One window of the Asticcacaulis sp. SL142 genome contains the following:
- a CDS encoding 6-pyruvoyl trahydropterin synthase family protein, with protein sequence MPQIQFTRRFSMAHRLRADASSKCMTPHGHNEFVKVTLKAKPSAPAVAWGDRNYALSFEALKRDWHAFVDNALDHAFQLGHDDPMIGYFRTHEPQLLPRLLVIKGDPTTEAVAMALYHKLGAILSAHVPDFECVRFEIEETPTNSVILTLEDLAECSFDFGAWTHRPDHSINDLEPAA encoded by the coding sequence ATGCCCCAGATTCAGTTCACCCGCCGCTTTTCCATGGCCCACCGCCTGCGCGCCGACGCCTCGTCGAAGTGCATGACGCCCCATGGCCATAATGAGTTCGTCAAGGTGACCCTGAAAGCCAAGCCCTCGGCTCCGGCCGTTGCGTGGGGTGACCGGAACTATGCCTTGAGTTTTGAGGCGCTGAAACGCGACTGGCACGCCTTTGTCGACAATGCGCTCGATCATGCCTTTCAGCTTGGCCATGACGACCCGATGATCGGCTATTTTCGGACGCATGAGCCGCAACTGCTGCCGCGCCTGCTGGTGATCAAAGGCGACCCCACCACCGAAGCCGTGGCGATGGCGCTCTATCATAAGCTGGGGGCCATCCTGTCCGCCCATGTGCCGGATTTCGAGTGCGTGCGCTTTGAGATCGAAGAAACCCCGACCAACAGCGTCATCCTCACCCTCGAAGATCTGGCCGAATGTAGCTTTGACTTCGGGGCCTGGACGCACCGCCCTGACCACAGCATCAACGATCTGGAGCCTGCCGCATGA
- a CDS encoding dihydroneopterin aldolase: MSLKSRKIFVRGLKVEAAIGIYDHEHGRTQPLIIDAVITVGTHPIHGLKDTLNYELVGQFARDIIARGHIKLVESLAEDIAMHLLELPIAHAVEVTINKPEALSDADQAGCTVVLER; encoded by the coding sequence ATGAGCCTGAAATCCCGTAAGATTTTCGTCCGGGGTTTAAAGGTTGAGGCCGCGATCGGGATCTATGACCACGAACATGGCCGCACCCAGCCCCTGATCATAGATGCCGTCATTACCGTCGGCACCCACCCCATCCACGGTCTGAAAGACACTCTCAACTACGAACTGGTCGGCCAGTTTGCCCGCGACATCATCGCCCGCGGCCATATCAAGCTGGTTGAATCTCTGGCCGAAGATATCGCCATGCACCTGCTTGAACTGCCGATTGCACACGCGGTCGAAGTCACCATCAACAAGCCCGAGGCCCTGTCCGATGCCGATCAGGCTGGCTGCACCGTCGTCCTTGAGCGATGA
- a CDS encoding DinB family protein — translation MTQKAALNHLAQYNQWMNAKLIEAVRPLSHDDLWADRGAFFGSVMGTLNHLIVADIIWGKRLTGHAASSALTPIHDYPMPSGLNAVLYERLDDYIPARQALDHLMITYIDSLDEAALETPLSYRRVNNDPHHKTLGLVLTHIFNHQTHHRGQITTLLAQMGLDVGVTDILALIPEV, via the coding sequence ATGACCCAGAAAGCCGCCCTGAACCATCTGGCGCAATATAATCAGTGGATGAACGCCAAACTGATCGAGGCCGTCCGCCCGCTTAGTCATGACGATTTGTGGGCTGATCGCGGGGCGTTTTTCGGCTCGGTCATGGGTACGCTCAACCATCTGATCGTCGCTGACATCATCTGGGGCAAGCGCCTGACGGGTCATGCCGCCAGCAGCGCGCTCACCCCGATCCATGATTACCCCATGCCGTCGGGTCTGAATGCGGTGCTTTATGAGCGGCTTGACGATTACATCCCCGCCCGTCAGGCGCTGGATCACTTAATGATCACCTATATCGACAGCCTTGATGAAGCCGCCCTCGAAACCCCGCTCAGTTACCGTCGCGTTAACAATGACCCTCATCATAAGACTTTAGGTCTCGTCCTGACCCATATCTTTAATCACCAGACCCATCACCGCGGCCAGATCACCACCCTTTTAGCGCAAATGGGCCTAGATGTCGGGGTTACGGATATACTAGCGCTTATCCCGGAGGTTTAA